A genomic region of Vibrio sp. 10N contains the following coding sequences:
- the coxB gene encoding cytochrome c oxidase subunit II → MKRLLTVHIGTGLATALVSQPLFAESSNYNLTRGVTDISNQVYDLHMLIFYICCAIAAAVFGVMFYSIFKHRKSKGAVAANFHESTKVEVIWTVIPVIILVLMAIPATKTLVAMEDTSQSEITIKITGSQWKWHYAYFGEDVEFFSLMSTSQQQIDGVEEKGAHYLLEVDNPLVVPVDKKIRFLMTSDDVIHSWWVPAFAVKKDTIPGFINEAWTKIDEPGVYRGQCAELCGKAHGFMPIVVQAMAQDDYDAWLAGKKQEMALAKAEAAKALDATLSIEELLTTGEDIYASRCAVCHQANGQGLPGAFPAIAGAEVATSGPINTHISKIVDGVAGTAMQSFANQLTDKEIAAVVTYQRNAWGNNTGDVVQASDINSYKTQESEPSSKEL, encoded by the coding sequence TTGAAGAGATTGCTGACCGTTCATATAGGAACTGGTTTGGCGACTGCGCTCGTCAGCCAACCTCTCTTCGCTGAGTCGAGTAACTACAACTTGACTCGCGGCGTTACTGATATCAGTAACCAAGTGTATGACCTTCATATGCTCATTTTCTACATCTGCTGTGCAATCGCAGCTGCGGTGTTTGGTGTGATGTTTTATTCGATATTTAAGCATCGTAAGTCCAAAGGCGCGGTCGCGGCTAATTTTCATGAGAGTACTAAGGTCGAGGTCATTTGGACCGTCATACCCGTGATCATTTTGGTGTTGATGGCGATCCCAGCGACCAAGACGCTAGTGGCGATGGAAGACACTTCGCAATCGGAAATCACCATCAAAATCACAGGGTCGCAATGGAAGTGGCACTATGCCTACTTTGGCGAGGATGTTGAGTTCTTCTCACTCATGTCAACTTCGCAGCAACAAATTGACGGCGTCGAAGAGAAAGGTGCTCATTACTTGTTGGAAGTCGATAACCCACTTGTGGTGCCCGTCGACAAGAAGATCCGCTTTCTCATGACTTCTGATGACGTTATCCACTCATGGTGGGTGCCTGCTTTTGCCGTCAAGAAAGACACCATTCCCGGCTTTATTAATGAAGCGTGGACCAAAATTGACGAGCCCGGTGTATACCGCGGTCAGTGTGCAGAGTTGTGTGGTAAAGCACACGGATTCATGCCGATTGTGGTGCAAGCTATGGCGCAAGACGACTATGACGCTTGGTTAGCCGGGAAGAAACAAGAAATGGCGCTCGCTAAAGCTGAAGCGGCAAAAGCGCTTGATGCCACCCTATCGATAGAAGAATTATTGACCACAGGAGAGGACATTTATGCGTCACGATGCGCAGTGTGTCACCAGGCTAACGGTCAAGGCTTACCCGGTGCGTTTCCTGCGATTGCGGGAGCTGAAGTTGCCACTTCGGGACCTATCAATACTCACATTAGTAAGATCGTTGATGGTGTGGCAGGGACAGCCATGCAATCGTTCGCCAATCAGTTAACCGATAAAGAAATTGCTGCGGTGGTGACCTACCAGCGTAATGCGTGGGGGAACAACACCGGTGATGTAGTACAGGCATCGGACATCAACAGTTATAAAACTCAGGAATCGGAGCCAAGCTCCAAGGAGTTATGA
- the ctaD gene encoding cytochrome c oxidase subunit I produces the protein MKTDPMEKVKASAVTDADMSRANSTAVIEDDHHDHAPSGWQRWVYSTSHKDIGTLYLWFSFIMFLTGGAMAMVIRAELFQPGLQLVEPNFFNQMTTVHGLIMVFGAVMPAFTGLANWMVPLMIGAPDMALPRMNNLSFWILPFAFLILIASLFMPGGGPNFGWTFYAPLSTTYAPDSTALFVFSVHIMGISSIMGAINVIVTIFNMRAPGMTLMKMPLFVWTWLITAFLLIAVMPVLAGAVTMVLTDKYFGTSFFDAAGGGDPVMFQHIFWFFGHPEVYIMILPSFGIISAIVPAFSGKRLFGYHSMVYATCSIALLSFLVWAHHMFTTGMPVFAELFFMYCTMLIAVPTGVKVFNWVATMWRGALTFETPMLFAIAFIVLFTIGGFSGLMLAIVPADFQYHDTYFVVAHFHYVLVSGAVFSIMAAAYYWLPKWTGNMYDHRLSLWHFWCSVVSVNVLFFPMHFLGLAGMPRRIPDYAIQFADVNQIVSIGGFAFGLSQLIFLWLVIKCIRGGDKAEAKPWERAEGLEWTVPSPAPHHTFTTPPKID, from the coding sequence ATGAAAACGGATCCAATGGAAAAAGTGAAAGCGTCGGCGGTGACCGATGCGGACATGAGCCGAGCGAATAGCACGGCAGTCATCGAAGACGATCATCATGATCACGCGCCCTCAGGATGGCAGCGCTGGGTATACTCCACAAGCCATAAAGACATTGGCACGCTCTATCTTTGGTTTAGCTTTATTATGTTCCTCACGGGCGGGGCGATGGCGATGGTGATCCGCGCCGAGTTGTTCCAGCCGGGTTTGCAATTAGTCGAGCCGAATTTCTTCAACCAAATGACCACAGTGCATGGTTTGATCATGGTATTCGGTGCTGTTATGCCAGCGTTTACCGGACTGGCAAACTGGATGGTGCCCTTAATGATTGGGGCGCCGGATATGGCTTTACCGCGCATGAACAACCTAAGCTTTTGGATCTTACCGTTCGCATTTTTGATCTTGATTGCGTCACTGTTTATGCCGGGAGGCGGTCCTAACTTTGGATGGACATTCTATGCACCACTTTCTACGACGTATGCCCCGGACAGTACTGCGTTGTTTGTGTTCTCGGTGCATATTATGGGGATCAGTTCGATCATGGGGGCGATCAATGTCATCGTTACCATTTTCAATATGCGTGCGCCGGGCATGACGCTAATGAAAATGCCACTGTTTGTTTGGACTTGGCTGATTACGGCGTTCTTGTTGATCGCAGTTATGCCGGTTCTGGCTGGCGCGGTCACCATGGTGTTGACCGATAAGTACTTTGGCACCAGTTTCTTTGATGCTGCAGGGGGTGGCGATCCGGTGATGTTCCAGCATATCTTCTGGTTCTTTGGACACCCTGAAGTGTACATTATGATCCTACCGTCCTTCGGGATCATTTCTGCCATTGTGCCTGCCTTTAGTGGTAAAAGATTGTTTGGCTATCACTCCATGGTTTACGCCACTTGCAGTATCGCACTGCTGTCATTCCTTGTATGGGCACACCATATGTTTACGACAGGTATGCCGGTATTTGCGGAACTGTTTTTCATGTATTGCACCATGTTGATTGCGGTACCGACGGGAGTGAAGGTCTTTAACTGGGTCGCTACCATGTGGCGAGGGGCGTTAACGTTTGAAACGCCAATGCTGTTTGCGATTGCCTTTATTGTGCTGTTTACGATAGGTGGATTTTCAGGGCTAATGTTGGCCATTGTGCCAGCCGACTTCCAATATCATGATACCTATTTTGTCGTCGCACACTTCCACTACGTACTGGTGTCGGGGGCGGTGTTCTCGATCATGGCGGCGGCTTACTATTGGTTGCCGAAGTGGACCGGTAATATGTATGACCATAGGTTGAGCTTGTGGCATTTCTGGTGTTCGGTTGTTTCGGTCAATGTTTTGTTCTTCCCTATGCATTTCTTAGGATTAGCAGGGATGCCACGCCGTATCCCTGACTATGCGATTCAATTTGCTGACGTGAACCAAATAGTTTCCATCGGCGGCTTCGCGTTCGGTTTGTCGCAGCTCATCTTCCTTTGGTTGGTTATTAAGTGCATCAGAGGTGGCGACAAAGCAGAGGCGAAACCTTGGGAGCGTGCCGAAGGTTTAGAGTGGACGGTGCCAAGCCCTGCGCCACACCATACGTTTACCACACCGCCTAAAATCGATTAA
- a CDS encoding cytochrome c oxidase assembly protein, with product MDSETRKSNRKLVGWLGVAVVAMFGFGFALVPLYDIMCEALGINGKTNTESAVQPIGMRADISRTIRVEFMAHVNPDMPWSFKPEKMALEVHPGEVIQTAYFAHNQSNQSLIGQAVPSVSPGTGATYFNKIECFCFNHQPLEGKGKAEMPLIFYIEPDIPDSIHTLTLSYTLYNITSSAATDGNALEISRAQVGSSSRRALDFTTSEISYE from the coding sequence ATGGATAGCGAAACCAGAAAATCAAACCGAAAACTCGTGGGATGGCTGGGTGTGGCCGTTGTCGCGATGTTTGGTTTCGGTTTCGCCTTGGTGCCTCTGTACGACATTATGTGTGAAGCGCTGGGGATCAATGGGAAAACCAATACTGAGTCAGCGGTACAGCCAATAGGCATGAGAGCCGATATCTCTCGTACTATTCGTGTTGAATTCATGGCGCATGTAAATCCGGATATGCCATGGTCGTTTAAACCGGAAAAAATGGCATTGGAGGTCCACCCTGGCGAGGTGATTCAAACCGCTTATTTCGCTCACAATCAATCGAATCAATCCTTGATTGGCCAGGCGGTACCTTCCGTGTCGCCGGGTACAGGGGCAACCTATTTCAACAAAATCGAGTGCTTCTGTTTCAATCACCAGCCTTTAGAAGGTAAGGGCAAAGCTGAAATGCCGCTTATTTTCTATATTGAGCCGGATATTCCGGATTCGATCCACACTCTGACCCTCTCATATACCTTGTATAACATTACGAGCAGCGCCGCTACCGACGGGAACGCTCTCGAGATCTCTCGTGCACAGGTCGGTAGTAGCAGTCGTCGCGCACTGGATTTTACAACTTCGGAGATAAGCTATGAGTAA
- a CDS encoding cytochrome c oxidase subunit 3: MSKAQTYYVPAQSSWPIVGAVALFLVAVGAGLTVQNLDTGGAGSVIGGIVLALGVAVLIYMFSGWMSNVISESMSGLYSDQLSRSFKQGMSWFIFSEVMFFGAFFGALFYARMISVPWLAGADNNLMTHEVLWPAFEAIWPLTLTPGGTTTQAMPWQGLPLQNTVILLLSSITLHMAHVSLEKNRRTALIVWLELTIVLAVFFLYFQAVEYAHAYQDMGLTLQSGIYGNTFFMLTGFHGLHVFIGTVFLIVLLFRIAKDHFTPKDHFGFQAGSWYWHFVDVVWLCLFVFVYVL; encoded by the coding sequence ATGAGTAAAGCTCAAACTTATTATGTTCCGGCGCAAAGTAGTTGGCCCATTGTTGGGGCTGTGGCGCTGTTTCTTGTCGCGGTTGGAGCGGGCCTGACCGTTCAAAACCTTGATACTGGCGGTGCTGGCAGTGTGATCGGCGGCATCGTATTGGCGCTGGGTGTCGCGGTACTGATTTATATGTTTTCTGGCTGGATGAGCAATGTGATCTCTGAGTCTATGTCTGGGCTATATTCAGATCAGCTATCTCGGTCATTCAAACAGGGGATGAGCTGGTTTATTTTCTCTGAGGTGATGTTCTTTGGAGCCTTTTTCGGGGCGCTGTTTTATGCGCGGATGATTTCCGTGCCTTGGCTGGCTGGCGCCGACAATAACCTGATGACTCATGAAGTGTTGTGGCCCGCTTTTGAAGCAATTTGGCCACTGACGTTAACGCCAGGTGGCACCACCACTCAAGCTATGCCTTGGCAGGGCTTACCGCTGCAAAATACGGTCATTTTGTTGTTGTCCTCTATCACACTGCACATGGCCCACGTGAGTTTGGAGAAGAATCGCCGTACAGCGCTCATTGTATGGCTTGAGCTTACTATCGTACTGGCGGTATTTTTCTTGTACTTCCAAGCAGTCGAGTATGCTCACGCTTATCAAGATATGGGGCTAACACTTCAGTCGGGTATTTATGGCAACACCTTCTTTATGCTGACAGGTTTCCACGGCTTACACGTCTTTATAGGCACGGTCTTTTTAATCGTGTTGCTGTTTCGAATCGCTAAAGATCACTTCACACCCAAAGACCACTTTGGTTTCCAAGCGGGCAGCTGGTATTGGCACTTTGTTGATGTGGTTTGGTTGTGCTTGTTTGTCTTTGTTTATGTGCTTTAA
- a CDS encoding DUF2909 family protein yields MSSTLLFKIALVLLLLFIIFNLALALIRMVRDDPSSEKPMSYYLGRRVLFSAIVIILLIIALQSGFLTPNPRPY; encoded by the coding sequence ATGTCATCCACACTGTTGTTTAAGATTGCTTTAGTACTGCTGTTACTCTTCATCATCTTTAACTTAGCGCTTGCCCTAATACGTATGGTGCGCGACGACCCTTCTTCTGAAAAACCAATGAGTTATTATCTTGGCCGCCGTGTTCTATTCTCCGCGATTGTCATTATTCTTCTCATCATCGCGCTTCAAAGTGGTTTCTTAACGCCCAATCCCCGCCCTTACTAA
- a CDS encoding SURF1 family protein, which yields MDTPHVRYYQTIKFWVGLVLTVVVFSSLVKLGLWQHQRGNEKVALEQSLALRAQQPASDLSSLDLPLAHQNEHDYQRWIAVPVSAHFNPEPLLFFLDNQTFDGRVGYLVLQVVRSSHTGQPFLLELGFVAGGSDRQMLPAIRALNEPVTVTGRLYKKMDSPLGTELYAEGFGAELISQFRIQHLNVAQIGELIGQELSAWVIQPTDTSTAYPHPWKPVSMNSAKHFGYSFQWFTMAAVLLFVVAIAFWRWRRESHSAQSVDK from the coding sequence ATGGATACTCCTCATGTTCGTTATTACCAAACCATCAAGTTTTGGGTGGGGTTGGTATTAACTGTGGTTGTGTTTTCATCATTGGTCAAATTGGGGTTGTGGCAGCATCAGCGAGGTAACGAGAAAGTGGCTTTAGAACAGTCACTTGCATTACGAGCACAGCAGCCTGCATCGGATTTATCCTCTCTAGATTTACCTTTAGCGCATCAAAATGAGCATGACTACCAACGCTGGATAGCGGTGCCAGTAAGTGCTCACTTTAACCCTGAACCTTTACTATTCTTTCTTGATAATCAAACGTTTGATGGCAGAGTTGGCTACTTAGTGCTGCAGGTGGTGAGGAGCAGCCACACAGGCCAGCCGTTTTTGCTAGAGCTTGGCTTTGTTGCCGGTGGTTCTGATCGCCAAATGCTTCCAGCGATACGCGCTCTAAACGAGCCAGTAACGGTGACTGGGCGTTTATACAAAAAAATGGACAGTCCACTCGGCACAGAGCTCTATGCTGAAGGCTTTGGAGCTGAGTTAATCAGTCAGTTTCGAATTCAACACCTTAACGTAGCGCAAATAGGCGAGCTTATCGGCCAGGAACTGTCGGCATGGGTGATTCAACCAACAGATACGTCAACGGCCTATCCACATCCTTGGAAACCGGTCTCAATGAACTCAGCCAAACATTTTGGTTATTCGTTCCAATGGTTCACGATGGCCGCGGTTTTATTATTTGTCGTTGCTATCGCATTTTGGCGCTGGCGCAGAGAGAGTCACTCGGCGCAGTCGGTGGATAAATGA
- a CDS encoding COX15/CtaA family protein has protein sequence MGLINLVRAALIFTVIVIAMGAYTRLADAGLGCPDWPGCYGQLTVPSSQVAVEVANTLYPERAVEPYKAWLEMIHRYLAGGLGLLVFAITVLGVSKHRRELGIALPITLSLVILFQAALGMWTVTLKLMPIVVMGHLLGGFTMFSLLFYTYLKLRPKVEVRRANSSGDVDSTEKAFEPKVVDKPSSAVLPKLVSARLKMLALVALAATVLQIMLGGWTSSNYAAVVCTALPICEGDWTQYLDFKTAFTPIHFGFDDYEFGVLEYPARMTIHVTHRMGAIVVALLVGLLAFRLWRYQHSAIRKVGITLAALLTIQLMLGLSNVVFHLPLPVAVLHNLGAAFLLLSLIHANYVMHSARYVRIEKPTLTIVEANGRVTSLKVSGDKESSL, from the coding sequence ATGGGATTGATCAACTTAGTCAGAGCTGCACTAATATTTACCGTCATTGTCATTGCAATGGGCGCGTATACACGGTTGGCAGATGCGGGGTTAGGGTGTCCGGATTGGCCTGGATGTTATGGCCAACTGACGGTTCCAAGTTCTCAGGTGGCGGTTGAAGTTGCGAATACACTATATCCTGAACGAGCGGTTGAGCCATATAAAGCTTGGCTTGAAATGATTCATCGTTATTTAGCAGGAGGACTAGGGCTACTGGTGTTTGCTATCACCGTCCTAGGTGTATCGAAACATCGCAGAGAGCTGGGTATTGCCTTACCAATCACGCTTTCCTTAGTCATTCTGTTTCAGGCAGCACTTGGAATGTGGACTGTGACGCTTAAGCTGATGCCGATCGTGGTTATGGGGCACTTATTGGGCGGCTTTACCATGTTTTCTCTGCTGTTTTATACCTACTTAAAGCTCAGACCCAAAGTAGAGGTGCGCCGTGCTAATAGCTCCGGTGATGTTGACTCAACTGAGAAGGCATTTGAGCCTAAGGTTGTTGATAAGCCTTCGAGTGCGGTGTTGCCAAAGTTGGTAAGCGCTCGCCTAAAAATGCTGGCTCTTGTAGCGCTGGCTGCGACGGTATTGCAAATCATGCTCGGCGGTTGGACATCGTCGAATTATGCAGCGGTGGTGTGTACAGCACTGCCAATTTGTGAGGGTGATTGGACTCAATATCTGGATTTCAAAACCGCCTTTACACCGATTCATTTTGGCTTTGATGACTATGAGTTCGGGGTGCTGGAGTACCCTGCAAGGATGACCATACATGTCACTCACCGAATGGGTGCCATTGTTGTGGCTCTGCTGGTGGGTTTGCTGGCCTTTCGACTGTGGCGATATCAGCACTCAGCGATTCGTAAAGTGGGCATCACCCTAGCGGCTTTGCTGACCATTCAGCTTATGTTGGGACTGAGTAACGTGGTATTTCACCTTCCTTTGCCTGTCGCTGTATTGCATAACCTTGGGGCGGCCTTTTTGTTGCTGTCGCTCATTCATGCCAATTACGTAATGCATAGCGCTCGTTATGTGCGAATTGAAAAACCTACCTTGACCATTGTTGAAGCCAACGGGCGAGTGACTTCTTTGAAAGTGTCTGGAGACAAGGAGAGTTCTCTATGA
- the cyoE gene encoding heme o synthase → MISTNEVASASKATVNWRVYLTLTKPKVVALMILTALVGMCLAVPGALPVQASILGLTGIALMAGSAAAFNHLIDRRIDAIMARTHKRPLPSGDLSAGRVMVFATAIGAIGFAVLALGVNWLTAWLTFASLLGYAVVYTLYLKRATPQNIVIAGIAGAMPPLLGWTAVTGELHANAWLLVMIIFIWTPPHFWALAIHRKDDYAKADIPMLPVTHGVEYTKTSILLYTILLALVCLMPALVGMTGLVYLAGSTFLSAGFIYYAWKLKVAATEKTAMETFKFSIIHLMVLFLLLLVDHYMPI, encoded by the coding sequence ATGATTAGTACAAATGAGGTTGCCTCTGCCTCCAAAGCCACGGTTAACTGGCGTGTCTATTTGACGCTTACCAAGCCTAAAGTCGTGGCGTTAATGATTTTGACTGCCTTAGTCGGTATGTGTCTGGCTGTGCCAGGGGCGCTGCCCGTGCAAGCCTCCATATTAGGACTAACGGGGATTGCCTTAATGGCAGGCTCGGCGGCTGCATTTAATCACCTTATCGATCGCCGGATTGATGCGATTATGGCGCGTACACACAAACGCCCTTTACCGTCAGGAGATTTAAGTGCTGGGCGGGTTATGGTGTTTGCAACTGCAATAGGCGCTATTGGGTTTGCCGTGCTGGCGCTGGGTGTGAATTGGCTCACGGCGTGGCTTACGTTCGCAAGTTTGCTGGGTTATGCGGTCGTCTATACCTTGTATTTGAAACGCGCGACACCGCAAAATATCGTCATTGCAGGTATCGCAGGGGCGATGCCACCATTGCTTGGTTGGACAGCGGTGACAGGCGAGTTACACGCTAACGCTTGGCTACTGGTTATGATCATTTTCATTTGGACACCGCCACATTTTTGGGCTTTAGCGATCCATAGAAAAGACGATTACGCGAAAGCAGACATTCCTATGTTGCCAGTCACTCATGGTGTGGAATACACCAAAACGTCGATTCTGCTGTATACCATTTTGCTTGCGCTTGTGTGCCTGATGCCGGCATTGGTTGGAATGACAGGACTGGTTTATCTGGCAGGCTCGACCTTCTTAAGCGCGGGCTTTATCTACTATGCATGGAAACTTAAAGTTGCCGCTACCGAGAAAACGGCGATGGAAACCTTTAAGTTTTCCATCATTCACTTAATGGTATTGTTCCTTCTGCTGCTGGTTGACCACTATATGCCTATATAG
- a CDS encoding amino acid ABC transporter permease, with amino-acid sequence MSNTNSIKMNANRVEPSSKKRWRPTLTDGVLMLALLGLVAWLAYRSSIGINYHWRWSQAIELVFTPTTNGGLPYFVQGIIATLRLSIWGMVLALSLGTLLGLAKHSAIAVFSIPANIFIQLVRNIPPLVFIFIFYFFISNQLIPLLGLSDILRGYTGEISSWQAFLFGPSSLWENLLSGVICIGLLSSAYVAEIIRAGLASIPKGQWEAGRSLGLSTWYQYKDVIAPQVLTAVAPALAGQAISLVKDTSIVSLISIQEMTFVGTEMANSSGLIFEIWLIVGLCYFLLCLALSLLFRRFEGQQR; translated from the coding sequence GATGCTTGCCTTGCTTGGTCTTGTTGCATGGTTGGCCTATCGCTCTTCGATTGGAATTAACTATCACTGGCGCTGGAGTCAAGCGATTGAATTGGTGTTCACCCCTACCACAAACGGCGGACTGCCTTATTTTGTCCAAGGCATCATTGCGACATTAAGGCTGAGTATATGGGGAATGGTGCTAGCGCTGAGCCTAGGCACTCTGCTTGGGCTCGCGAAGCACTCTGCCATCGCCGTGTTTAGCATCCCTGCCAATATCTTTATCCAGTTGGTGCGTAATATCCCACCGCTGGTATTCATTTTTATCTTTTATTTCTTTATCTCGAATCAGCTCATTCCCCTTCTGGGGCTCAGTGATATTCTGCGAGGATATACTGGCGAGATATCGAGTTGGCAGGCGTTTTTGTTTGGTCCAAGTTCACTTTGGGAGAACTTGTTGTCAGGTGTTATCTGTATTGGTCTACTTTCATCTGCCTATGTAGCAGAAATCATTCGCGCGGGCCTTGCCTCAATCCCCAAAGGACAGTGGGAAGCCGGCCGTTCATTAGGACTATCGACCTGGTATCAGTATAAAGATGTCATCGCCCCACAGGTGCTCACTGCAGTTGCTCCCGCGCTTGCTGGACAAGCTATCTCACTCGTTAAAGACACGTCGATCGTATCTTTAATATCGATACAAGAGATGACCTTTGTCGGCACGGAGATGGCCAACTCATCTGGACTTATTTTTGAGATATGGCTGATTGTCGGTTTATGCTACTTCTTACTCTGCCTTGCACTATCTCTGCTATTTCGACGTTTTGAAGGTCAGCAGAGATAG